The following coding sequences lie in one Nitrospirota bacterium genomic window:
- a CDS encoding divergent polysaccharide deacetylase family protein: MTGGKPILALGIIIGIAAGAIGALALHRLLEQREDPISDFSYLFDQDEGPQSTELLFEGFQARAETWSARAPKPGWASPPLLRLVVDDVGYNIDAVDVLLSASNQITLAVLPNAPFRSAAVDRATRAGASVLLHMPMEAHDRSKNRERPMLLTSMEDHVLASVLEKSIADLGPIQGVSNHMGSRFTENRRSLSPVMDVIYAHQFYFLDSVTSSRTIAFQAARARGIPAAARDIFLDADHTPDGVRRAWSVAMRIAQIKGDTVAIYHPHPATLHTMAQLLRQSSSQVSYALITPTPH; encoded by the coding sequence ATGACCGGCGGAAAGCCGATTCTCGCGCTGGGCATCATTATCGGGATCGCCGCGGGTGCCATTGGGGCACTGGCCCTCCATCGTCTTCTCGAACAACGGGAAGATCCCATCTCGGATTTCTCCTACCTGTTCGATCAGGATGAAGGGCCGCAGAGCACCGAGCTTCTGTTCGAGGGGTTCCAGGCGAGAGCCGAGACATGGTCCGCCCGCGCACCGAAGCCCGGATGGGCTTCCCCGCCTCTCCTTCGCCTCGTCGTCGATGACGTCGGTTACAACATCGATGCCGTTGATGTGCTCCTGAGCGCTTCCAATCAGATAACTCTGGCCGTCCTGCCCAATGCCCCGTTCCGTTCGGCGGCCGTCGATCGCGCCACCCGCGCGGGCGCATCCGTTCTCCTCCATATGCCCATGGAGGCCCATGATCGTTCGAAAAACCGCGAGCGGCCCATGCTCCTGACCTCCATGGAGGACCATGTGTTGGCCTCCGTTCTGGAGAAGTCCATCGCCGATCTCGGTCCGATCCAGGGTGTGTCCAACCACATGGGGTCACGCTTCACGGAAAACCGCCGGTCCCTGTCCCCCGTCATGGATGTCATCTATGCCCATCAGTTCTACTTCCTGGACAGTGTCACCTCGTCGCGAACCATCGCCTTCCAGGCGGCCCGCGCCCGGGGCATTCCTGCGGCCGCACGCGACATCTTCCTGGACGCCGATCACACCCCCGACGGCGTGCGCCGCGCATGGTCGGTGGCCATGCGAATTGCCCAGATCAAGGGAGATACCGTGGCCATCTATCATCCCCATCCGGCCACCCTCCACACGATGGCTCAGCTTCTCCGCCAATCTTCATCTCAAGTATCATATGCTCTTATTACGCCAACTCCTCATTAG
- a CDS encoding peptidyl-prolyl cis-trans isomerase has protein sequence MLLLRQLLISSSLTVILFAGCTTHGPGKDRSQEALAWVNDQPILKQRLIHEVAQAGFRSPDEIEKILRNQAYVNQVIANLITEELLYQEAVRRSIRPTPTMPQLAAQADASKAARPNGNSPPTQAKGKKRAPKGEEDEVNMRRRLIAALVEQAVDPKILVSDGEIYANYTEHLDEFRRPGTVRARQILVSTREEALEILQTLKSGMDFASVARERSISPDAETGGDLGYFSADETQPEIARACFDLPVGGISREVESPYGFHLFQVVDKVPPRTLPLDEVRESITTRLRKQKRETIYRNWLSDLRKKAKITLK, from the coding sequence ATGCTCTTATTACGCCAACTCCTCATTAGTTCGTCGTTAACCGTCATCCTATTCGCCGGTTGTACAACCCACGGCCCGGGCAAGGACCGCTCACAGGAAGCCCTCGCGTGGGTCAACGACCAACCCATCCTGAAGCAACGCCTGATCCACGAGGTGGCTCAGGCGGGATTCAGGTCCCCCGACGAAATCGAAAAGATTCTTCGAAACCAAGCCTACGTCAACCAAGTCATCGCGAACCTGATCACCGAGGAGTTGCTCTATCAGGAGGCCGTGCGTCGATCGATTCGCCCCACACCCACCATGCCGCAATTGGCCGCTCAGGCGGACGCCTCAAAGGCGGCCCGGCCGAACGGGAATTCCCCGCCAACCCAGGCGAAGGGAAAAAAACGAGCCCCCAAGGGAGAGGAGGACGAGGTCAACATGCGGCGGCGGCTCATCGCCGCCCTCGTCGAGCAGGCTGTCGATCCGAAGATCCTCGTCTCGGACGGTGAGATCTACGCGAATTACACCGAGCACCTCGATGAATTTCGCCGCCCCGGCACCGTGCGGGCCCGGCAAATCCTCGTCTCTACACGCGAAGAGGCCCTGGAAATTCTCCAGACTCTGAAGTCCGGAATGGATTTCGCATCCGTCGCCCGCGAGAGGTCCATCTCCCCGGACGCGGAAACGGGCGGCGACCTCGGCTACTTCAGCGCGGATGAGACGCAGCCCGAAATTGCCCGGGCCTGCTTCGATCTCCCCGTCGGTGGAATCAGTCGCGAGGTGGAGTCCCCGTACGGATTCCATCTCTTCCAGGTGGTGGATAAAGTGCCTCCTCGAACTCTTCCCCTCGATGAGGTTCGCGAATCCATCACAACCCGCCTCCGGAAGCAGAAGCGGGAAACCATCTACCGAAACTGGCTGTCCGATCTGAGGAAAAAGGCGAAGATTACGCTGAAGTAG
- a CDS encoding DNA translocase FtsK 4TM domain-containing protein → MSEDRSKKKRAAEGGFDLRRNILGVGLILTGAFTLIALASYDSYDPSLFAFSSSTPVFLREQALNWGGIVGATWADLLAQFFGLSSYILPLMLVTSGLRLVLNSSFRAQAGSLGGLTLLVLSLSLGLYLMTPLLKTPFLGMDLPAGLLGYGLGRFFEHYLNRAGTILLTVFLGSLTLMMNLRVSPVVMLIGALKGARPVGGRLWEGLRSLRGVMKKTQGPSIKLPTELLAQPEGALSPTVDAVPEGEPVAQESAMEGEEPTVEGGSSFDSEGEEVDGEEPKPAKQRKHLRLAVARNYAAPPVELLEPPGGDAAKVDTKVLEASSKLLEDKLRDFGVKGRVVHVEPGPVISMYEFEPAPGVKISQIAALADDLALALRGGNVRIVAPIPGKGVVGIEVPNHQRQTVYLREMLESEAFKNASSPMTMALGKDIVGEPFVADLAKMPHLLVAGATGAGKSVSLNVMILSMLAKATPEDLRLLLIDPKVLEFSCYNGIPHLVAPVVTEPKRAKFALMWAVREMERRYILLAKLGVRNLEAYNQKVRKGGKQLSLELDGAAQPEPLPFIVVLVDELADLMAVAAKDVEDCIGRLAQMSRAAGIHLIVATQRPSVDVITGVIKNNFTSRIAFQVTSRVDARTIMDSGGAEHLLGHGDMLYQPPTGGKVHRIHGALVTDKEIKEVTHFLKKQGEPQYITESFGPAADEEEMFEDDLDDKDVELYERAVQIVKEAGYVSTSFIQRRLRIGYNRAARFVEKMKAEGIIPETQGAVPPR, encoded by the coding sequence ATGAGCGAGGATCGGTCAAAGAAGAAAAGGGCCGCCGAGGGCGGCTTCGACTTGCGGCGCAATATCCTGGGCGTCGGCCTTATACTCACGGGAGCGTTTACTCTGATCGCGTTGGCCTCCTACGACTCTTATGACCCTTCGTTGTTTGCGTTCTCCTCCAGCACACCGGTATTTCTTCGTGAGCAGGCCTTGAACTGGGGGGGGATCGTCGGTGCGACGTGGGCGGACCTTCTGGCGCAGTTTTTCGGACTGTCTTCGTACATCCTCCCGCTCATGCTGGTGACGAGCGGCCTGCGGCTCGTATTGAATTCCAGTTTTCGGGCACAGGCGGGCTCCTTGGGGGGGCTGACGCTTCTGGTTCTTTCGCTGTCACTGGGCCTCTATCTGATGACGCCCCTCTTGAAAACGCCTTTCCTGGGGATGGACCTCCCCGCCGGATTGCTGGGCTATGGACTGGGCCGATTTTTCGAACACTATCTCAACCGGGCAGGGACGATCCTGCTGACCGTTTTTCTCGGTTCCCTGACGCTGATGATGAACTTGCGCGTTTCCCCGGTGGTGATGCTGATCGGCGCGTTGAAGGGGGCGAGGCCCGTGGGGGGGCGTCTGTGGGAAGGTCTGCGGTCCCTGCGAGGGGTGATGAAAAAGACCCAGGGACCGTCCATCAAGCTGCCGACGGAGCTTCTGGCTCAGCCGGAGGGCGCTCTGTCGCCCACCGTAGACGCCGTCCCCGAAGGGGAGCCGGTCGCGCAGGAGTCCGCGATGGAAGGAGAAGAACCCACGGTTGAGGGCGGATCTTCTTTCGATTCGGAAGGCGAGGAGGTTGACGGGGAGGAACCGAAGCCCGCAAAGCAGAGGAAGCATCTGCGCTTGGCCGTCGCCCGGAACTATGCCGCGCCTCCGGTGGAGTTGTTGGAGCCTCCCGGAGGCGATGCCGCGAAGGTGGACACCAAGGTTCTGGAGGCCAGTTCGAAGTTGTTGGAGGACAAACTGAGGGATTTTGGGGTCAAGGGCAGAGTGGTCCACGTCGAGCCGGGGCCCGTTATTTCCATGTACGAATTCGAGCCGGCTCCGGGGGTGAAGATTTCGCAAATTGCCGCGCTGGCGGACGATCTTGCCTTGGCGCTTCGTGGCGGGAACGTGCGCATCGTGGCGCCGATACCGGGGAAAGGCGTCGTCGGCATCGAGGTCCCGAATCATCAGAGGCAGACGGTGTACCTGCGTGAAATGTTGGAGTCGGAGGCGTTCAAGAATGCCTCCTCCCCGATGACGATGGCCCTCGGGAAGGACATTGTGGGCGAGCCTTTTGTTGCGGATCTGGCGAAGATGCCGCATCTCCTCGTGGCCGGAGCCACGGGCGCAGGCAAGAGCGTTTCCCTGAACGTCATGATTCTCAGCATGCTGGCCAAGGCGACGCCGGAGGATTTGCGGCTGCTTCTGATCGATCCGAAAGTGTTGGAATTCTCCTGCTACAACGGAATCCCGCATCTTGTGGCGCCGGTGGTCACGGAGCCCAAGCGGGCGAAATTCGCATTGATGTGGGCCGTGCGCGAAATGGAGCGCCGGTACATCCTGTTGGCAAAGCTGGGCGTTCGGAATCTGGAGGCGTACAACCAGAAGGTCCGGAAAGGCGGCAAGCAGTTGTCGTTGGAGCTGGACGGCGCGGCGCAGCCTGAGCCCCTGCCGTTCATTGTCGTCCTGGTGGACGAACTGGCCGACTTGATGGCTGTCGCGGCGAAGGATGTGGAAGATTGCATCGGAAGGCTGGCCCAGATGTCGAGGGCGGCCGGCATTCATCTCATTGTGGCTACACAACGTCCATCGGTGGACGTCATCACCGGGGTCATCAAAAACAACTTCACGTCTCGCATTGCTTTTCAGGTGACCTCGCGGGTGGATGCGCGGACCATCATGGATTCGGGCGGCGCGGAGCATCTTCTGGGGCATGGCGACATGCTCTATCAGCCGCCCACGGGGGGGAAGGTCCACCGTATCCACGGCGCCCTCGTAACGGACAAGGAAATCAAGGAAGTCACTCATTTTCTCAAGAAGCAGGGCGAGCCGCAGTACATTACCGAATCGTTCGGGCCGGCCGCGGATGAGGAGGAAATGTTTGAGGACGATTTGGACGACAAGGACGTGGAGCTTTACGAGCGGGCGGTGCAGATCGTAAAGGAGGCCGGATACGTTTCGACCTCATTTATTCAGCGGAGACTCCGGATCGGATACAACCGCGCGGCGCGGTTCGTGGAAAAGATGAAGGCGGAAGGGATCATTCCGGAGACGCAGGGGGCGGTTCCGCCGCGTTAG
- a CDS encoding undecaprenyl-diphosphate phosphatase, translating to MDVMSYSQSVWLGAVQGLTEFLPVSSSGHLVVVERLFFLSRGSGGIEFEVLLHLGTLLSLLLFFGIFSWRRSKAFMQQGWTFGAKLALGCVPAGVVFLLWGERVEAAFSSLGVVLGGFVFTGAVLFLADRRQLQAGRIEVRWMDSMIIGTAQAVALLPGVSRSGMTLASGLLLGLEADLAVSFSFLLAIPAILGANVFHASSLAAVFRSGQGTVYAAGATAAFVVGVGSIAMVYAIAHRARLKAFSYYLWALVPAVLIWDYSFSPS from the coding sequence ATGGACGTGATGTCATACTCTCAATCGGTCTGGTTGGGCGCAGTCCAGGGCCTGACCGAATTCCTCCCTGTCTCCAGCAGCGGCCATCTCGTGGTGGTGGAGCGACTGTTTTTCCTCTCACGGGGATCCGGGGGGATCGAGTTTGAGGTCCTTCTCCATCTGGGCACGCTTCTGTCTCTCCTACTCTTTTTCGGAATCTTCAGTTGGAGGCGCTCCAAAGCGTTCATGCAACAGGGATGGACGTTCGGCGCGAAATTGGCCCTGGGGTGTGTGCCGGCGGGAGTTGTGTTCCTCCTGTGGGGGGAACGCGTGGAGGCGGCTTTCAGCTCGCTGGGCGTTGTCCTGGGGGGATTCGTATTCACCGGAGCTGTCCTGTTTTTGGCCGATCGCCGGCAACTTCAAGCCGGACGAATTGAAGTCAGGTGGATGGACAGCATGATCATCGGGACGGCGCAGGCCGTAGCCCTGTTGCCGGGTGTGTCGCGCTCGGGGATGACGCTGGCTTCGGGACTGCTCCTCGGACTGGAAGCGGATTTGGCGGTCAGTTTTTCCTTTCTTCTGGCAATTCCCGCGATTCTGGGGGCCAACGTGTTTCACGCATCCAGCCTCGCCGCGGTTTTCCGATCCGGACAGGGAACGGTATACGCGGCCGGGGCCACGGCCGCGTTTGTGGTTGGAGTGGGGAGCATTGCGATGGTTTACGCGATCGCGCATCGCGCTCGATTGAAGGCGTTCAGCTACTACCTGTGGGCGCTCGTTCCCGCCGTCCTGATTTGGGATTATTCGTTTTCGCCGTCATGA
- a CDS encoding acyltransferase family protein: protein MARAEGARRGTVQAEPARPLESIREFRRRAGPLHKSDGHGRNAAAGRAGVASFSLEPLVEGEKVVEVIDRKLDQKLKTVEQDVLNRLGRLESQLRKAMDGHRWEEEVQEKEKEVRQRVDRLAEEVRGTLKQEPVSDRKKRLGFLDGIISVARKGARFNLFSAARQFLREARMIGRSEEVDEFGMDPVFEDLAMPVLDFFYHRWWRIDSFGVKNIPSTGRALLVSNHSGTLPFDGAMTKLAVRKEHPAQREVRFLVEDFVFYFPFVSSGITRFGGVRACQENAQRLLEHDQLVAVYPEGVKGLGKPYKHRYQLARFGRGGFIKLCIRSRAPILPVSVVGAEETAPIITKSTFMAKLLRVPYFPITITFPWLGVLGLVPLPTKWTIDFGEEVDVTSGGKASVDDDLFVNRQSERVRAAIQNMIIYRLQRRKSIFFG from the coding sequence ATGGCGCGAGCGGAAGGGGCGAGGCGTGGGACCGTGCAGGCGGAACCGGCACGTCCGCTGGAGTCGATTCGTGAGTTTCGGCGGAGAGCAGGCCCGTTGCACAAGTCCGACGGGCACGGCCGCAACGCGGCCGCCGGTAGGGCAGGCGTCGCTTCCTTTTCGCTGGAGCCCTTGGTGGAGGGCGAGAAAGTCGTCGAGGTCATCGACCGGAAGCTCGATCAGAAGCTGAAAACGGTCGAGCAGGATGTTCTGAATCGCCTTGGCCGGTTGGAGAGCCAGCTCCGGAAAGCGATGGATGGGCACCGCTGGGAGGAGGAGGTCCAGGAGAAGGAGAAGGAAGTACGGCAGCGGGTGGACCGTCTCGCGGAGGAAGTTCGGGGGACATTGAAACAGGAGCCGGTGAGCGATCGCAAGAAGCGGCTGGGATTCCTGGATGGCATCATCTCCGTGGCGCGCAAGGGGGCGCGATTCAACCTTTTCTCCGCGGCGCGCCAGTTCCTTCGCGAGGCGCGCATGATCGGTCGTTCCGAGGAGGTGGATGAATTCGGCATGGATCCGGTGTTCGAGGATCTGGCGATGCCGGTTCTGGACTTCTTCTACCATCGGTGGTGGCGGATCGATTCCTTCGGAGTGAAGAACATACCGAGCACGGGCCGCGCGCTGCTCGTGTCGAACCACTCGGGCACGCTTCCCTTCGACGGCGCGATGACCAAGCTGGCCGTCCGGAAGGAACATCCGGCCCAGCGCGAGGTGAGGTTCCTCGTCGAGGATTTCGTATTCTATTTTCCATTCGTGAGTTCGGGCATTACGCGGTTTGGAGGCGTGAGGGCTTGTCAAGAAAACGCTCAACGGCTCCTGGAGCACGACCAACTCGTGGCGGTCTATCCGGAGGGCGTAAAGGGCCTCGGCAAACCGTACAAGCACCGGTACCAGCTCGCCCGATTCGGGCGCGGCGGATTCATCAAGTTGTGCATTCGCTCGCGCGCGCCGATCCTCCCCGTTTCGGTCGTGGGCGCGGAGGAAACGGCGCCGATCATCACGAAGTCGACTTTCATGGCCAAGCTGCTGCGGGTGCCGTATTTCCCGATCACGATCACGTTCCCGTGGCTGGGCGTACTGGGCCTGGTGCCGCTTCCCACGAAGTGGACCATCGATTTCGGCGAGGAGGTGGACGTGACAAGCGGGGGAAAGGCCTCAGTGGACGATGACCTGTTTGTGAACCGCCAGAGTGAGCGCGTCCGCGCGGCGATCCAGAACATGATCATCTACCGTCTCCAGCGCCGCAAGTCGATCTTCTTCGGGTAA
- a CDS encoding NAD-dependent epimerase/dehydratase family protein: protein MDQSHKAKHKLAGRSRKHRNRVVAITGVNGFIGSNLFQRLNLDPSISRIVAIDVQPAPSTSVKARYHKVDLTEPLADAKLAEILEEERADTFVHLAFLGSPAHNTAYGHELESVGTMYVLHACSAVKGVEKLIVGGSTLAYGAHPKNPNYLTEEHPLQANPGYRFVSDKVDVERQVARFVRKNPSKCVTILRNCPILGPTIKYFITQYYRRLVIMTLLGYDPLMQFVHEEDVIEAFNRVVDIDAPGIYNIVGKGVLPLSTVIRLLGRVNFPVSHFAAYPLVNTLWISGMSDIPAQHLDYHRYLCVADGAKAEEKLSFVPKYSTKDAALAFAGVERLRRVHLVQ from the coding sequence ATGGATCAGTCGCACAAGGCGAAGCACAAGCTCGCCGGTCGGAGCAGGAAACACAGGAACCGCGTCGTTGCGATCACCGGAGTCAACGGCTTCATCGGCTCCAACCTGTTTCAGAGGCTCAACCTTGACCCCTCAATTTCACGCATTGTGGCGATCGATGTGCAACCCGCACCCTCCACGAGTGTGAAGGCGCGCTACCACAAGGTGGACCTGACGGAGCCGCTGGCCGACGCGAAGTTGGCGGAGATCCTCGAGGAAGAGAGGGCCGACACCTTCGTCCATCTGGCGTTCCTGGGAAGCCCCGCGCACAATACGGCCTACGGTCACGAACTGGAGAGCGTGGGCACGATGTATGTCCTTCACGCGTGTTCGGCGGTGAAGGGTGTGGAGAAGCTGATCGTGGGCGGCAGCACCCTCGCGTACGGCGCCCATCCCAAGAATCCCAACTACCTGACGGAAGAACATCCGCTTCAAGCGAATCCGGGGTACAGGTTCGTGTCGGACAAGGTGGACGTCGAGCGCCAGGTGGCGCGCTTCGTCCGGAAAAACCCCTCCAAATGCGTCACGATCCTCCGCAACTGTCCGATCCTTGGGCCGACGATCAAGTATTTCATCACGCAGTACTATCGGCGTCTCGTGATCATGACGCTTCTCGGCTATGACCCGCTTATGCAGTTTGTGCACGAGGAGGATGTGATCGAGGCCTTCAACCGAGTGGTGGATATCGATGCGCCGGGCATCTACAACATTGTGGGTAAGGGTGTGCTGCCCTTGTCGACGGTGATCCGGCTTCTGGGCCGGGTCAACTTTCCGGTGAGCCACTTCGCCGCCTATCCGCTGGTCAATACGCTTTGGATCTCCGGGATGTCCGACATTCCCGCCCAACATCTCGATTATCATCGATACCTCTGTGTGGCGGATGGCGCGAAGGCGGAGGAGAAATTGTCGTTTGTTCCCAAGTACTCCACCAAGGACGCCGCGCTCGCTTTTGCGGGTGTCGAGCGTCTTCGGCGCGTCCACCTGGTCCAGTAG
- a CDS encoding ParA family protein, with the protein MTPAAQENAAPAPTTTLSRRIFAVANQKGGVGKTTTSINLGAALAQQGVPTLIIDTDPQGNTTSGLGIDKSVARDHNLYHAICGQQDINNLIVETGIPGLGLIPSNSDLIGAEVELVNQLAREKILGKLLDQLAGPFAYVLIDCPPSLGLLTVNALTAAGSVIIPLQCEYYALEGLAQLLRTIKLVREHLNPRLDIEGVLLTMYDARTNIADQVVQEVREHFKGYVFNTVIPRNVRLAEAPSHGKPVMAYDAASTGAKSYLALAAEVLSKNGVGSHTHEGRI; encoded by the coding sequence ATGACTCCCGCCGCGCAAGAGAACGCCGCACCTGCTCCCACGACGACGCTCTCGCGCCGAATTTTCGCCGTAGCCAATCAAAAAGGAGGCGTGGGGAAGACGACCACCTCCATCAACCTGGGCGCCGCCCTCGCCCAGCAAGGCGTTCCCACCCTTATCATCGATACGGACCCACAAGGAAACACCACCAGCGGCCTCGGCATCGACAAGTCGGTCGCCCGAGATCACAACCTTTACCACGCCATCTGCGGACAACAGGACATCAACAACCTCATCGTCGAAACGGGAATCCCCGGCCTCGGATTGATTCCCTCCAACTCGGACCTCATCGGCGCCGAGGTGGAATTGGTCAATCAACTGGCCCGGGAAAAAATCCTGGGAAAACTCCTCGATCAACTTGCGGGCCCCTTCGCGTACGTCCTGATCGACTGCCCCCCCTCCCTGGGCCTCCTGACGGTGAACGCGCTCACCGCCGCCGGGTCGGTGATCATCCCCCTCCAGTGCGAATACTACGCGCTTGAGGGCCTCGCCCAGCTCCTGCGCACGATCAAACTCGTTCGCGAACACCTGAACCCGCGGCTCGACATCGAAGGCGTTCTCCTCACCATGTACGATGCGCGCACGAACATCGCCGATCAGGTGGTGCAGGAAGTGCGCGAGCATTTCAAGGGATATGTGTTCAACACGGTGATCCCGCGCAACGTGCGGCTGGCCGAGGCCCCCAGCCACGGCAAACCCGTGATGGCGTACGACGCGGCCAGCACGGGCGCCAAGTCGTATCTGGCTCTCGCCGCTGAAGTTCTGTCCAAGAACGGTGTCGGCTCCCATACGCATGAAGGACGAATCTAA
- a CDS encoding ParB/RepB/Spo0J family partition protein: MKDESKSRPARGLGRGLGALISETDTEAGVRPSPSASPPASPESGVFACPIGRIRLNPLQPRETFDRTALGELTQSIKDKGVLQPVLLRAKDDGYQLIAGERRYRASVEAGLTHIPAVVKDVSDRESLELALIENLQRVDLNPIEEAQGYQTLMDDFSLTQEDVAGRVGKDRTTVANMLRLLRLPIEIQQDLRSGALQVGHAKALLSLSSAEDMLRLRDRILQGRASVRQAERLARKKKPAAAEGDPNLKQLETDLRNHFGTKVRIEDRNQKGTVVIEYYSWNNLHNIVKKILA, encoded by the coding sequence ATGAAGGACGAATCTAAATCCAGACCCGCCCGCGGCCTCGGCCGGGGCTTGGGCGCCCTCATCTCCGAGACCGACACCGAGGCTGGAGTCCGGCCTTCGCCGTCCGCATCGCCCCCTGCTTCCCCGGAGAGCGGCGTTTTCGCATGCCCCATCGGGCGAATCCGGCTCAACCCGCTCCAGCCCCGCGAGACCTTCGACCGCACGGCCCTCGGCGAGCTCACGCAAAGCATCAAAGACAAAGGCGTCCTCCAGCCTGTGCTTCTTCGGGCGAAGGACGACGGCTATCAGCTCATCGCGGGCGAGCGAAGGTACCGCGCCTCCGTCGAGGCCGGGCTCACGCACATCCCCGCGGTGGTGAAGGATGTGAGCGACCGTGAATCGCTCGAACTCGCCCTCATCGAGAATCTTCAGCGCGTCGACCTCAACCCCATCGAGGAAGCCCAAGGCTACCAGACCCTCATGGACGATTTCAGCCTCACGCAGGAAGACGTGGCCGGGCGGGTCGGGAAGGATCGCACGACGGTGGCGAACATGCTTCGACTGCTCAGGCTCCCCATCGAGATTCAGCAGGATCTCCGATCCGGCGCCCTGCAGGTGGGCCACGCGAAAGCCCTTCTCTCTCTTTCCTCAGCCGAAGATATGCTGCGGCTTCGTGACCGGATCCTGCAAGGCCGCGCCTCCGTTCGCCAGGCGGAACGTCTTGCGCGAAAGAAGAAACCGGCCGCGGCCGAGGGCGACCCGAACCTCAAGCAACTCGAAACCGATTTGCGGAACCACTTCGGAACGAAGGTGCGCATCGAAGACCGGAATCAGAAAGGTACCGTCGTCATCGAATATTACAGTTGGAATAATCTGCACAATATAGTAAAGAAGATACTCGCTTAG
- a CDS encoding polymer-forming cytoskeletal protein, translated as MFAKKEPTKPATADEFNALLGRGSEFEGKLAFSGTVRLDGKFTGQVFSEGFLIIGEEAVVKGDIRVDTAIVSGQVEGNITARSRVELRGPARLSGDVATPVFVVEEGVTFDGHCQMTGGKAKKHMTLIEGQSQEKLTEAK; from the coding sequence ATGTTTGCAAAAAAAGAGCCCACCAAACCCGCTACGGCGGATGAGTTCAACGCCCTGCTCGGCCGGGGCAGCGAGTTCGAAGGCAAGCTGGCCTTCTCCGGGACGGTCCGTCTCGATGGAAAGTTCACCGGCCAGGTCTTCAGCGAGGGGTTTCTGATCATCGGTGAGGAAGCCGTGGTCAAAGGCGATATCCGCGTCGATACCGCCATCGTCAGCGGCCAGGTGGAGGGAAATATCACCGCCCGAAGCCGCGTGGAGCTTCGCGGACCCGCCCGGCTCAGCGGCGACGTGGCGACGCCGGTCTTCGTCGTCGAAGAAGGCGTCACGTTCGACGGCCACTGCCAGATGACCGGAGGCAAGGCCAAAAAACACATGACGCTCATCGAAGGCCAGTCCCAGGAGAAGCTCACCGAAGCGAAGTAG